From Brassica oleracea var. oleracea cultivar TO1000 chromosome C3, BOL, whole genome shotgun sequence, a single genomic window includes:
- the LOC106332999 gene encoding GDSL esterase/lipase At1g58725-like isoform X1 yields MKLYMLWLVLVLAVQADAAKQRKKAKIPALIVFGDSIMDTGNNNNLSTFLKSNFPPYGKDFPGGLATGRFSDGKVPSDLIAEKLGLAKTLPAYLSPNLKPRNLLKGITFASGGTGYDPLTAETMSVISVGDQLIYFKEYISTIKRRYGKRKARHILNSGIFLVVSSSNDLAHTYIAQSHKYNPASYASFLAKSAVKFVRKLHKLGARKIGVFSALPVGCVPLQRSVRGSVLTRECVKPLNNMAKKFNARLSPALKSLDRELDGIIFYVDVYETFLDMIQNPKKYGFEVADRACCGTGFLEISYMCNSYNPFTCSNSSAYIFWDSYHPTERAYKVMVDKLFDKYFSKVF; encoded by the exons ATGAAGCTTTACATGTTATGGCTCGTGTTGGTATTAGCCGTCCAAGCGGATGCAGCAAAGCAAAGAAAGAAGGCTAAAATCCCTGCATTAATAGTTTTCGGAGATTCAATAATGGATACTGGTAACAACAACAATCTCTCAACTTTTCTTAAGTCCAACTTCCCTCCTTATGGCAAAGACTTTCCCGGCGGATTGGCTACTGGAAGATTTTCGGATGGAAAAGTTCCTTCTGATCTTATTG CGGAAAAATTGGGGTTGGCTAAGACATTACCAGCATACCTAAGTCCAAATTTGAAGCCTAGAAATCTTTTGAAAGGTATAACATTTGCGTCTGGAGGAACCGGTTATGATCCATTGACAGCCGAAACTATG TCAGTGATATCAGTGGGGGATCAACTAATATATTTCAAAGAGTATATATCAACGATCAAACGACGTTATGGAAAAAGAAAAGCTCGACATATCTTGAACAGCGGCATTTTTCTCGTGGTTTCTAGTAGCAATGACCTTGCTCACACTTATATAGCCCAATCTCATAAATATAACCCTGCATCGTATGCTTCTTTCTTGGCTAAATCAGCAGTTAAATTCGTAAGA AAATTACACAAGCTTGGAGCTCGAAAAATTGGGGTGTTTAGTGCACTTCCTGTTGGATGTGTACCACTTCAAAGATCAGTGCGTGGAAGTGTATTAACAAGAGAATGTGTTAAACCCTTAAACAATATGGCAAAAAAATTCAACGCTAGACTTTCTCCAGCACTGAAATCTTTAGATAGAGAGTTGGATGGTATTATCTTCTACGTTGATGTTTATGAGACCTTTTTGGACATGATCCAAAATCCTAAAAAATACG GTTTCGAGGTAGCTGATAGAGCTTGTTGCGGTACTGGGTTTCTCGAAATTTCTTATATGTGCAACTCATATAATCCATTCACATGTTCTAATTCGTCGGCCTATATATTTTGGGATAGCTACCATCCAACTGAAAGAGCTTATAAAGTTATGGTTGATAAGTTATTCGACAAATACTTTAGCAAAGTCTTTTGA
- the LOC106332999 gene encoding GDSL esterase/lipase At1g58725-like isoform X2 — MKLYMLWLVLVLAVQADAAKQRKKAKIPALIVFGDSIMDTGNNNNLSTFLKSNFPPYGKDFPGGLATGRFSDGKVPSDLIAEKLGLAKTLPAYLSPNLKPRNLLKGITFASGGTGYDPLTAETMSVISVGDQLIYFKEYISTIKRRYGKRKARHILNSGIFLVVSSSNDLAHTYIAQSHKYNPASYASFLAKSAVKFVRKLHKLGARKIGVFSALPVGCVPLQRSVRGSVLTRECVKPLNNMAKKFNARLSPALKSLGFEVADRACCGTGFLEISYMCNSYNPFTCSNSSAYIFWDSYHPTERAYKVMVDKLFDKYFSKVF; from the exons ATGAAGCTTTACATGTTATGGCTCGTGTTGGTATTAGCCGTCCAAGCGGATGCAGCAAAGCAAAGAAAGAAGGCTAAAATCCCTGCATTAATAGTTTTCGGAGATTCAATAATGGATACTGGTAACAACAACAATCTCTCAACTTTTCTTAAGTCCAACTTCCCTCCTTATGGCAAAGACTTTCCCGGCGGATTGGCTACTGGAAGATTTTCGGATGGAAAAGTTCCTTCTGATCTTATTG CGGAAAAATTGGGGTTGGCTAAGACATTACCAGCATACCTAAGTCCAAATTTGAAGCCTAGAAATCTTTTGAAAGGTATAACATTTGCGTCTGGAGGAACCGGTTATGATCCATTGACAGCCGAAACTATG TCAGTGATATCAGTGGGGGATCAACTAATATATTTCAAAGAGTATATATCAACGATCAAACGACGTTATGGAAAAAGAAAAGCTCGACATATCTTGAACAGCGGCATTTTTCTCGTGGTTTCTAGTAGCAATGACCTTGCTCACACTTATATAGCCCAATCTCATAAATATAACCCTGCATCGTATGCTTCTTTCTTGGCTAAATCAGCAGTTAAATTCGTAAGA AAATTACACAAGCTTGGAGCTCGAAAAATTGGGGTGTTTAGTGCACTTCCTGTTGGATGTGTACCACTTCAAAGATCAGTGCGTGGAAGTGTATTAACAAGAGAATGTGTTAAACCCTTAAACAATATGGCAAAAAAATTCAACGCTAGACTTTCTCCAGCACTGAAATCTTTAG GTTTCGAGGTAGCTGATAGAGCTTGTTGCGGTACTGGGTTTCTCGAAATTTCTTATATGTGCAACTCATATAATCCATTCACATGTTCTAATTCGTCGGCCTATATATTTTGGGATAGCTACCATCCAACTGAAAGAGCTTATAAAGTTATGGTTGATAAGTTATTCGACAAATACTTTAGCAAAGTCTTTTGA